A region from the Bacteroidales bacterium genome encodes:
- a CDS encoding RNA-binding protein: MNIFISNLNFKVQSEDLNEIFAEYGDVSSAKVITDKFSGRSRGFGFVEMDDEEAAKKAIAELDGAEYVGKTINVSVAKPRTENRNNDRNNGRQYGNNSRSNSWSRY, from the coding sequence ATGAATATTTTTATTTCGAACCTTAATTTTAAGGTTCAGAGCGAAGATTTGAATGAAATTTTCGCAGAGTATGGTGATGTTTCATCTGCCAAAGTTATCACCGATAAATTCTCCGGTCGTTCCAGAGGGTTTGGTTTCGTTGAAATGGACGACGAGGAAGCGGCCAAGAAAGCTATTGCAGAGTTAGACGGAGCCGAATACGTCGGTAAAACCATCAATGTATCTGTGGCAAAGCCAAGGACAGAAAACAGAAACAACGACAGGAACAACGGGAGGCAATACGGTAACAATAGCCGTAGTAACTCCTGGAGCAGGTATTAA
- a CDS encoding DEAD/DEAH box helicase, translating into MTFKELNIIEPVLKALIEKEYTIPTPIQEKAIPVALQNRDLLGCARTGTGKTAAFAIPVIQNLLNQRSRGKGRSIEALVLTPTRELALQISDNFTSYARYTHLKHGVVFGGVNQNPQINMLAKGIDILIATPGRLLDLINQGYVHLDKVRHFVLDEADRMLDMGFIRDIRKIMQQLPVEKQTLFFSATMPPDIVSLSQSILHDPVKIEIIPEPFSTDTIEQFVYFVEKKEKGELLISLLEKNRKESVLVFSRTKHGADKIARSLCRAGIGSEAIHGNKTQNARQRTLANFKTGKTRVMIATDVVSRGIDIDELPLVINYDLPDIPETYVHRIGRTGRAGKSGKAFSFCSLDEKSMIRDIQKLTGRKLNMVSSGSSNNHQ; encoded by the coding sequence ATGACATTTAAAGAATTAAATATTATAGAGCCTGTATTAAAGGCATTAATTGAAAAAGAGTACACCATACCGACACCCATACAGGAGAAAGCCATTCCGGTAGCTCTCCAAAACCGGGATTTATTGGGATGTGCCCGTACCGGAACAGGGAAAACAGCCGCTTTTGCAATCCCTGTGATACAAAACCTTTTGAATCAAAGAAGCAGGGGAAAGGGTAGGAGCATAGAGGCTTTGGTCCTGACGCCTACCAGGGAACTTGCCTTGCAGATAAGCGATAATTTTACCTCTTATGCCCGGTATACTCATCTGAAACACGGTGTGGTATTTGGAGGAGTAAATCAAAACCCCCAGATCAATATGCTGGCAAAAGGGATAGACATCCTGATTGCCACTCCCGGACGATTGCTCGACCTGATCAATCAAGGATATGTACATCTGGATAAAGTCAGGCACTTTGTCTTGGACGAAGCTGATCGGATGCTGGATATGGGGTTTATAAGGGACATCCGGAAGATAATGCAACAATTGCCTGTTGAAAAACAAACATTGTTTTTCTCAGCAACCATGCCACCCGATATCGTTTCCCTTTCACAATCCATTCTGCATGATCCGGTAAAAATTGAGATAATTCCCGAACCATTTTCTACGGATACTATTGAACAGTTTGTGTATTTCGTAGAGAAGAAAGAAAAAGGTGAATTATTGATATCCCTGTTGGAAAAGAACAGGAAAGAATCCGTACTTGTTTTCTCACGTACAAAACACGGGGCTGATAAAATAGCACGTTCGTTATGTCGTGCAGGAATAGGAAGTGAGGCCATACATGGTAACAAAACACAGAATGCAAGGCAGAGGACACTTGCCAATTTCAAGACAGGAAAAACACGTGTGATGATTGCTACGGATGTAGTGTCGAGAGGTATCGATATCGATGAATTACCTCTTGTTATCAATTATGACCTTCCTGATATACCTGAAACTTATGTACATCGTATAGGCCGTACAGGAAGGGCCGGTAAATCGGGAAAAGCCTTTTCATTCTGTTCGCTGGATGAAAAGTCAATGATCAGAGATATACAAAAGCTGACCGGAAGGAAACTTAATATGGTAAGTTCCGGTAGTTCGAATAATCACCAATAA
- a CDS encoding cold shock domain-containing protein: protein MARPASFNKRENEKKKLSKRLEKQKKKEERKMSPSKSFDDMIAYVDENGMLSDAPPEVKEKEEINVEDIAISVPKKAEEETIRNGKVEYFNSARGYGFIKDLESTEKYFFHIKNSPAGIREGNMVSFEFQKGSGKKDITNIKIV from the coding sequence ATGGCAAGACCCGCATCATTCAATAAAAGGGAAAACGAAAAAAAGAAATTATCCAAACGACTTGAAAAACAGAAAAAGAAAGAAGAGCGAAAAATGTCTCCAAGCAAATCATTTGATGATATGATCGCTTACGTTGATGAAAATGGAATGCTTTCTGATGCACCTCCCGAGGTCAAAGAAAAGGAAGAGATCAATGTCGAAGATATTGCTATCTCCGTTCCCAAAAAAGCCGAAGAGGAAACTATTCGCAACGGAAAAGTGGAATATTTCAACAGTGCCAGAGGTTATGGTTTTATAAAGGATCTGGAGAGTACGGAAAAATATTTCTTCCATATCAAAAACAGTCCTGCCGGTATTAGGGAAGGCAACATGGTATCTTTTGAATTCCAGAAAGGTTCCGGAAAGAAAGATATCACGAATATCAAGATTGTATAA
- a CDS encoding ferredoxin family protein, whose product MTICSCVSRSFIDRDKVSVLASVFRNDGYDVTVEPDLCKKMMQPSTDVEDLASSIILACYPRAIHSLFHKFGIVPHQTLDIRNHDTQDIFARLNVSFSGQGDVPGKEAAEKEIQSFAVETGTDAWYPVIDKDRCSECRQCHDFCLFGVYEIEEGEVKVKQPQNCKNNCPACARICPSKAVIFPKYEKSPINGGLEDEEIVSVDMKAVYADALRTRLQQRRASVSLLKK is encoded by the coding sequence ATGACCATATGTTCCTGTGTTTCCCGTTCGTTTATCGATAGGGACAAAGTGTCGGTATTGGCCTCTGTATTTAGGAACGATGGTTATGATGTGACTGTGGAGCCTGACCTGTGTAAAAAGATGATGCAACCTTCGACAGATGTCGAAGACCTGGCTTCTTCGATCATTCTGGCCTGTTATCCGAGAGCCATTCATTCCCTGTTCCATAAGTTCGGTATTGTACCGCATCAAACACTGGATATCCGGAATCATGATACACAGGATATTTTTGCCCGGTTGAATGTATCATTTTCAGGGCAGGGGGATGTTCCGGGAAAAGAAGCGGCAGAAAAAGAAATCCAATCATTCGCTGTGGAAACGGGAACCGACGCATGGTATCCGGTCATTGACAAGGATCGCTGTAGTGAATGCCGGCAATGCCATGATTTTTGTCTTTTCGGGGTATATGAGATTGAAGAAGGGGAGGTAAAGGTAAAACAACCGCAAAACTGCAAGAATAATTGTCCTGCATGCGCACGTATCTGTCCTTCCAAGGCTGTCATATTTCCCAAATATGAAAAATCACCGATCAATGGCGGACTAGAAGATGAGGAAATCGTATCCGTGGATATGAAAGCCGTGTATGCTGATGCACTCCGGACACGTCTGCAACAGCGTAGGGCAAGCGTTTCGTTATTAAAAAAATAA
- a CDS encoding radical SAM protein, which translates to MNLKEYTSTFKAALRVPRTSTPRLVWKFMYNFGWQSMRNISRFDKRIKKGKPFFPAFNMISVTESCNLTCSGCWVSGAGKKSLSNQQLDGIITASKKKGSYFFGILGGEPLMYNGLLDVLEKHPDCYFQLFTNGILLTDEVAMRLKKMGNITPLISIEGLEEESDARRGRNDVYERTLSGVRACRKAKLIFGAAASICKSNYNDLVNREYIELLAKEGAHYLWYYLYRPVGADPKPENALDKEQIREFRKFMVEQRKSAPLFIIETYWDDKGNALCPGATGMSHHISPSGAVEFCPPLQLAKDFINEDASNLADIFEKSEFLADLRKMTAESSRGCILLEDPQKMVRFLEKYQAVDTTSRKTVLEEYKKMTPVAGHNMEGEEIPEQNTVYRLMKKKYFFGFGAYG; encoded by the coding sequence TTGAATCTAAAAGAATATACATCCACCTTTAAAGCCGCCCTGAGGGTTCCAAGGACTTCTACGCCACGGTTGGTGTGGAAATTTATGTACAATTTCGGATGGCAGAGCATGAGGAATATCAGCCGTTTCGATAAAAGGATAAAAAAAGGAAAACCTTTCTTTCCGGCTTTTAATATGATTTCGGTTACTGAAAGTTGTAATCTGACATGTAGCGGCTGCTGGGTATCGGGTGCTGGTAAAAAGTCACTCAGCAACCAACAACTTGATGGGATCATCACAGCCAGCAAGAAAAAAGGTTCTTATTTTTTCGGGATATTGGGTGGTGAACCTTTAATGTACAATGGGTTACTGGATGTATTGGAGAAACATCCCGATTGTTATTTTCAATTGTTCACTAACGGGATATTGCTCACTGACGAAGTGGCCATGCGTCTCAAAAAAATGGGGAATATTACCCCATTGATCAGCATTGAAGGGCTGGAAGAGGAAAGCGATGCACGACGCGGCAGGAATGATGTGTACGAACGGACCTTATCCGGAGTGCGTGCCTGTCGTAAAGCAAAACTTATTTTCGGCGCGGCGGCAAGCATCTGCAAGAGCAATTATAATGACCTGGTGAACCGCGAATATATTGAATTGCTGGCGAAAGAGGGCGCACATTACCTGTGGTATTATTTGTATCGTCCTGTCGGTGCCGATCCGAAGCCGGAGAACGCACTGGATAAGGAACAAATCCGGGAATTCCGCAAGTTTATGGTCGAACAACGGAAGAGCGCCCCGTTATTTATCATCGAAACCTATTGGGATGACAAGGGCAATGCACTTTGTCCCGGAGCAACGGGGATGAGTCATCATATATCTCCATCGGGAGCAGTGGAATTTTGCCCTCCGTTACAGCTTGCAAAAGATTTTATTAATGAAGACGCTTCAAATCTTGCGGATATCTTTGAAAAATCCGAGTTCCTTGCAGATCTGCGCAAAATGACGGCGGAAAGTTCCCGGGGATGTATTCTTCTGGAAGATCCGCAGAAGATGGTACGGTTTCTTGAAAAATATCAGGCTGTCGATACCACAAGCAGGAAAACCGTACTGGAAGAATATAAAAAAATGACACCTGTAGCGGGACATAATATGGAAGGGGAAGAAATTCCCGAACAGAATACCGTATACCGGTTAATGAAGAAGAAGTACTTTTTTGGTTTTGGTGCTTATGGCTGA
- a CDS encoding polyprenyl synthetase family protein has product MADILEHTLEKQIYTVPPTHEERDTLREQIMSFVKDRSLIPPLSMELLSGLSGLFIEEQALDPAMKGWIMVEINNCVWQETVASIPYEKRILLLPKCLSNSSKCRAEIDEFGLLCHRCNNCSIPNLQDEAEDLGMMSIVAEGFTSVVGLIESGAVDTVIGVGCLDSLEKAFPLLINNAVPGLAIPLNISGCKNTQVDDEYVSRMIHMQSGKKAKLLDYDHLKSNIKRWFSKGNLDAKLSPALDHTTSVAHEWMQGEGKRWRPYLLAATYMAMKGNENIPEEVQLAAIAVECFHKASLVHDDIQDNDHHRYGKQTVNAAHGVPIAINVGDILLGEGYRLLTQCNNMELLKVAAEAHISLCRGQGMELEWSRSPRSLTMDFVLDIFCNKTVPAFDVALIQGLISAGDDEQLRHTLHQYSRALGIAYQLVDDIEDYQTDEPLALRPSAVLAVLCEQYPGDFTESLLQGNEPKVFLNLPENKVKLQEAIDQVKQMAEEYQRAAFEALQNLTNIELKRLLFRVTKRILK; this is encoded by the coding sequence ATGGCTGATATATTGGAACATACTTTGGAAAAGCAGATATATACTGTACCCCCCACACACGAAGAACGTGACACGCTGCGGGAACAGATCATGTCTTTTGTGAAAGACCGGTCATTGATCCCGCCGTTATCGATGGAACTTCTTTCCGGTTTATCCGGTTTATTCATTGAAGAACAAGCGTTGGATCCTGCCATGAAAGGATGGATCATGGTAGAGATCAATAATTGTGTTTGGCAGGAAACCGTTGCATCTATCCCTTATGAAAAACGCATATTACTACTTCCCAAATGTTTGAGCAACTCATCCAAATGTCGGGCCGAGATAGATGAATTCGGACTCTTGTGCCATCGCTGCAACAACTGTTCTATTCCCAACCTGCAGGATGAAGCGGAAGATCTGGGTATGATGAGTATTGTGGCCGAGGGATTTACATCTGTAGTCGGATTGATTGAAAGCGGAGCCGTAGATACGGTGATTGGCGTAGGATGCCTTGACTCACTCGAAAAAGCATTCCCTTTACTGATCAATAATGCCGTACCCGGTCTGGCCATACCTTTGAACATATCGGGATGTAAAAACACCCAAGTCGATGATGAATATGTCAGCAGGATGATCCATATGCAATCCGGAAAGAAAGCAAAACTGCTGGATTATGATCATCTGAAATCCAATATAAAACGATGGTTCTCAAAAGGAAACCTTGATGCAAAACTTTCTCCTGCTTTGGACCATACCACTTCCGTAGCCCACGAATGGATGCAGGGTGAAGGAAAACGATGGCGGCCGTATCTGCTGGCAGCCACTTATATGGCCATGAAAGGAAACGAGAATATACCTGAAGAAGTACAACTGGCGGCAATTGCCGTAGAGTGTTTCCACAAAGCGTCTCTGGTGCATGACGATATTCAGGACAACGATCATCATCGTTACGGAAAGCAGACAGTAAACGCTGCGCATGGTGTTCCTATTGCTATAAATGTCGGGGATATATTGCTGGGTGAAGGATACCGGCTGTTGACACAGTGTAATAATATGGAACTACTGAAGGTAGCTGCCGAAGCGCATATCTCTTTATGCCGGGGACAGGGTATGGAATTGGAATGGAGCAGATCGCCGCGTTCGTTGACTATGGATTTCGTGTTGGATATTTTTTGCAACAAAACCGTTCCTGCCTTTGATGTAGCGTTGATACAGGGATTGATCAGTGCCGGCGATGACGAACAATTGCGCCATACTTTGCATCAGTATTCCCGGGCACTGGGTATAGCCTATCAGTTGGTGGATGATATAGAAGATTATCAGACGGACGAACCGTTGGCCTTGAGGCCTTCTGCCGTATTGGCCGTACTCTGCGAACAATATCCCGGCGATTTTACCGAATCCCTTCTGCAGGGCAACGAACCGAAAGTTTTCCTGAATCTTCCCGAAAACAAAGTGAAGCTACAGGAAGCCATCGATCAGGTAAAACAGATGGCAGAAGAGTATCAGCGTGCTGCATTCGAAGCATTGCAAAACTTGACCAACATCGAATTAAAAAGGCTTTTGTTCCGTGTTACAAAAAGAATACTAAAATAA
- a CDS encoding KilA-N domain-containing protein, with the protein MAKGRTLQVKESTIMVIMQNEADFISLTDMTAGFTEGSGLIGKWITNKNTLEYLAVWENINNPDFNYPEFGVIEREAGTNRFIMSVGQWIDRTKAIGMLVKAGRYGGTYAHKDIAFNFAMWLSPEFQIYLVNEFQRLKDDENDRLKLEWNLQRTLAKVNYHIHTDAIKENLMPKKITQQQASFVYANEADLLNVALFGITAKEWRENHPDKNGNVRDYATLEQLVVLSNMESINALLIRQGLPQKERLIELNKVAITQMKSLLESNSIKKLK; encoded by the coding sequence ATGGCAAAAGGAAGAACGCTACAGGTAAAGGAATCAACCATAATGGTTATCATGCAAAATGAAGCCGATTTTATCAGCTTGACTGATATGACGGCTGGTTTTACCGAAGGGAGCGGGCTTATTGGTAAATGGATAACTAATAAAAACACGTTGGAATATCTGGCAGTTTGGGAAAATATAAATAACCCTGATTTTAATTACCCCGAATTCGGGGTAATTGAACGTGAAGCAGGCACTAATCGGTTTATTATGTCTGTAGGGCAATGGATTGACCGGACAAAGGCTATTGGCATGCTCGTAAAAGCAGGACGCTATGGTGGCACTTACGCACATAAAGACATTGCATTTAACTTTGCCATGTGGTTAAGTCCTGAATTTCAAATTTATCTTGTTAACGAATTTCAACGATTAAAAGATGATGAGAATGATCGTCTGAAATTGGAATGGAACTTACAACGCACATTAGCCAAAGTAAATTATCATATACATACCGATGCCATTAAAGAAAATCTGATGCCAAAAAAAATCACACAACAACAGGCAAGTTTTGTTTATGCCAACGAAGCCGACTTGTTGAATGTTGCCCTTTTCGGCATTACAGCAAAAGAATGGCGGGAAAATCATCCAGATAAGAACGGAAATGTCAGAGATTATGCGACATTGGAACAATTGGTTGTTTTGAGTAATATGGAAAGTATCAATGCATTGCTTATCCGTCAGGGATTACCGCAAAAAGAAAGACTTATTGAACTGAATAAAGTTGCTATTACTCAAATGAAATCCTTACTTGAAAGCAACTCAATCAAAAAGTTAAAATAG